A stretch of the Chelonoidis abingdonii isolate Lonesome George chromosome 11, CheloAbing_2.0, whole genome shotgun sequence genome encodes the following:
- the TIMM13 gene encoding mitochondrial import inner membrane translocase subunit Tim13 gives MTDKCFRKCVGKPGSSLDNSEQKCIAMCMDRYMDAWNTVSRAYNSRLQRERANM, from the exons ATGACCGACAAGTGTTTCCGGAAGTGCGTCGGGAAGCCGGGGAGCTCGCTGGATAACTCGGAGCAG AAGTGTATCGCCATGTGTATGGACCGGTACATGGACGCCTGGAACACAGTCTCACGAGCATACAACTCCCGGCTGCAGAGGGAGAGAGCCAACATGTGA